From the genome of Leguminivora glycinivorella isolate SPB_JAAS2020 chromosome Z, LegGlyc_1.1, whole genome shotgun sequence, one region includes:
- the LOC125241480 gene encoding zinc finger protein ZIC 4 translates to MVAGEWGYAPASATPAMNAFLETNHAHLASYGLKMSPQPACGVGPQHRAAAPHPPPHHPPHYQPYPLHSYQPGYLREYGGCGELFPQQPLEQSWDWRGDMHYQGGAPPLVPHAHAHAPHAFLRYVRAPPRRDMRCQWLDPEQPPPRKLCNKLFSSMHEIVTHLTVEHVGGPECTTHACFWQGCSRNGRPFKAKYKLVNHIRVHTGEKPFPCPFPGCGKVFARSENLKIHKRTHTGEKPFKCEYAGCDRRFANSSDRKKHSHVHTSDKPYNCRVHGCDKSYTHPSSLRKHMKVHGAAGDASPRYDSDGDDSSSAGSVSVTAGASSPPAPLPPPPAAAPAPMPPHHPPHHASIADKLESLNNKYLNPHDQKPYERPPAPPHHNQAPHLTNIGGNGVMDNKLGFGGHWSQFQQPAPAMPHGVPDWWCPTQETYHHHHLMHHSGAAAAY, encoded by the exons ATGGTGGCGGGTGAATGGGGCTATGCGCCGGCGTCGGCCACCCCCGCCATGAACGCCTTCCTCGAAACGAACCATGCGCACCTGGCGTCCTACGGGCTGAAGATGTCACCGCAGCCGGCCTGCGGCGTGGGCCCGCAGCATCGGGCCGCCGCGCCGCACCCGCCGCCGCACCACCCGCCGCACTACCAGCCCTACCCGCTGCATTCCTACCAGCCTGGCTACCTGCGCGAGTACGGTGGCTGCGGTGAGCTGTTCCCGCAGCAGCCGCTCGAACAAAGCTGGGACTGGCGTGGGGACATGCACTACCAGGGCGGCGCGCCGCCGCTCGTGCCTCACGCGCATGCCCATGCTCCGCACGCCTTCCTGCGCTACGTGCGCGCTCCTCCTAGGCGCGACATGCGCTGCCAGTGGCTCGACCCCGAGCAACCACCCCCGCGCAAGTTGTGCAACAAACTCTTCTCGAGCATGCACGAAATCGTGACGCACCTTACAGTGGAACATGTCGGTGGACCTGAATGCACGACGCACGCCTGCTTCTGGCAGGGTTGCTCGAGAAACGGTCGCCCGTTCAAAGCGAAATATAAGTTGGTGAACCATATACGCGTGCACACTGGCGAAAAGCCCTTCCCTTGCCCGTTTCCCGGCTGCGGAAAAGTGTTTGCCCGATCCGAAAATCTGAAGATACATAAACGAACACATACCG GGGAAAAGCCGTTCAAATGTGAATACGCCGGTTGCGATCGTCGATTCGCAAACTCTTCCGACAGAAAAAAGCACTCGCATGTGCATACGTCTGATAAACCGTACAACTGTCGCGTGCACGGCTGCGACAAGTCGTACACTCATCCGTCGTCGCTGCGCAAGCACATGAAGGTCCACGGCGCGGCCGGGGACGCGTCCCCGCGCTACGACAGCGACGGCGACGACTCCTCATCCGCGGGCAGCGTCAGCGTCACGGCCGGCGCCAGCAGCCCGCCGGCgccgctgccgccgccgcccgccgccgcgcccgccccCATGCCTCCGCACCACCCGCCCCACCACGCTTCCATTGCGGACAAACTCGAGAGCCTCAACAATAAGTACCTCAATCCTCACGATCAGAAACCCTATGAACGGCCTCCCGCACCACCCCACCACAATCAAGCCCCACATCTCACTAATATCGGAGGCAACGGTGTCATGGACAATAAACTCGGTTTTGGTGGGCACTGGAGCCAGTTCCAGCAACCGGCCCCCGCGATGCCGCATGGAGTACCTGACTGGTGGTGTCCCACGCAGGAGACCTACCACCACCACCACTTAATGCATCACTCCGGTGCCGCCGCTGCCTACTGA